In Acomys russatus chromosome 26, mAcoRus1.1, whole genome shotgun sequence, a genomic segment contains:
- the Rpl13 gene encoding 60S ribosomal protein L13: MAPSRNGMILKPHFHKDWQRRVDTWFNQPARKIRRRKARQAKARRIAPRPASGPIRPIVRCPTVRYHTKVRAGRGFSLEELRVAGIHKKMARTIGISVDPRRRNKSTESLQANVQRLKEYRSKLILFPRKPSAPKKGDSSAEELKLATQLTGPVMPIRNVYKKEKARAITEEEKNFKAFASLRMARANARLFGIRAKRAKEAAEQDVEKKK; encoded by the exons ATGGCGCCCAGCCGGAATGGCATGATCCTGAAGCCCCACTTCCACAAGGACTGGCAGCGGCGCGTGGACACTTGGTTCAACCAGCCGGCGCGCAAGATCCGCAG GCGCAAGGCCCGGCAGGCGAAGGCGCGCCGCATCGCCCCCCGCCCCGCGTCCGGCCCCATCAGGCCCATCGTGCGGTGCCCCACCGTCCGCTACCACACCAAGGTCCGCGCCGGCAGGGGCTTCAGCCTGGAGGAACTGCGG GTGGCTGGCATCCATAAGAAAATGGCGCGCACCATCGGCATCTCTGTGGACCCGCGGCGGCGGAACAAGTCCACCGAGTCACTGCAGGCCAATGTGCAGCGCCTGAAGGAGTACCGGTCCAAGCTCATACTGTTCCCCAGGAAGCCTTCTGCTCCGAAGAAGGGAGATAGTTCT GCTGAAGAACTTAaactggccacccagctaacagGACCTGTGATGCCCATCCGGAAT GTctacaaaaaggagaaagccagggccatcacagaagaggagaagaacTTCAAGGCTTTCGCCAGTCTTCGCATGGCTCGCGCCAACGCCCGGCTCTTTGGCATCCGAGCAAAAAGGGCTAAGGAAGCTGCAGAGCAAGATgttgagaagaaaaagtaa